The genome window ACCCTCACCTACCAATGTGAGCAGTTCGGTGATCATCTGAACTGTCTCAGGTACGGTGTCAGCGGCCCAGGCGATAGGCGCGTCATGGTGGTAATGGTGGTGCCTCCTTTGCCAGATTGAATGCTCAGGAAGACCTTGCACTGCATGTTTTGGAGAGACCAAGCCTTAGGGCAGCTGTTGCGCAGTCTTGTGATCGATTTTGCCGAGGCAGCTGTGAGAGTGAGGGTAGTAAGGCGTTGGTCTAACGAAGGATGGTGTAAGCGCAAAGGCAAAATTGCCCCCAAAGACAAAACCCAGTTACAGCGCAAAACTCCTGCAGTAAGTGGGTTTGAGTCTTAAGCCGATGCCTTGACTTAAACAGGCGATTACCAAATCGTAAGAGAGCCCTGTCTGGGACTGAAAATTCAGTTTTAGCTGGAAGTCTGTCGAATTCTCCCGGCACGTTTCAGCAATTCTTACGCCATAAGTGGGCACGCGTGCCTACTGGGTATCACTAGTTTCGGCGGGGTTCAGCAGCATTGACGCCTACCGCAAAGGCTGATCCGTGGACTTCTGATCCGATTTTCTTTAATTCGTTGTGAGTCAGGCGTCTTGATGAATGCCAGAAATGTGCTGGTTCTGGTGCTTGCCGTTCTGGCGGTGACATAGCCCTCATGCTGGGCGAAATACGCCAAGTTGACTGACCAGCGCAGGGGAATGTGCCAGTTACAGATTGAGTATGGTCGCTAATACAAGCCGAAAACTCACATCCACTTCAAAAGCAGCAGCTTTCTGCCAGAAATAAACAGCGTTGATCAAAGAATAGGCCAAGATCGGCATGGAGTTCAATGGTCTTCCGCAAGTCGCTGAAATTCCTGCCTAAAGAAGCGATCAGCCTTCAGCGGGGCGGCTGTAAAGCTTGGAGCTGATCGTCATCAGCAGCAGGAAAACGAAGCTGATGGACAGGATTGCAAAGCTTTCGATGGTCTTTGTCGGCGCCTGGGCAGAAAGACTCTGACAGAGATTTAATCCGAACTGTCAATTCGACCTCAAAGTCAGCCGGTCACTGAACGGGGCGAGCTGCCTTATAGAGGCTGAGCGTGAAGCAAGCAGCGCCGAAACTGACGATCAGAACTAGGAGATCCGAGGTGCCGAACATGAGATTGCTGCTAATAAACAAATATTAAGCAGATCATTGCGGAATGTAAAGAGGTTGTCCGAAGCGGCTTTCGCCTCCCCCGCTGTCCGGGTCCTATTGGACGCTCCCGCCCCCCTCTCAAAACCGAGAGGGGGCTGGACGTTTCGCCAGCGAGTCTGCATGCCCAATAAGGACCGACTACTTGTTGAGTGCCATGCACTAAAAGGCAGTGTCAGACCAGGTGGCGAAGGTCAGCAGGCCAGTGCGACAAGAGCAACGATGACGACGGTGGCGGTGATGGGTTCCATGGTGTTCTGCTGTCTTTAATCACCATCGATTGGATGCCCTAAATCCACAACTCCATACACAGGTGAATCAGTGGTGAATTGGATGAGAATGCCCTCTGATCCTTTGAGCAAGCACACAGGCTTGCATGAGGCAGGTCATCGAGTCAGGAACTGAAACCGGAGACGGTGTGTTCGCCGATAAGAAGAGCTATGGAACTCATACTGGCGATTATCTTTTTTGCCATCTGGGTGCCAGCTCTTCTAGAGCTCAGCATCAGGATTCATGAGATGTGATGCTGTTAAATCTCGAGGCTGATGACATCTGAGTCACTCAGTTTCAGACCAAGGCTCCGCTCTCATGAGTGGGGAGTTTGATTGCCCGTAAAGACTTCCGCCCGTTCAGCTCTAGCCAATCCACCGCATCCGTGAAGCCCTGGATGAATTGTCTATCTCGCTTCCATGCAGCAGCGCTCTCGGCTGGCATGAGCAACCGGCTAATAGCACGGAGTTGACTCCACCGACCTATTCCAGAATCTCGGTTTCTACTTCAGCCTTAGCAGATGTCTGGTCTGCAAGCTCCCGTAGCTTGGATTCAATCCAAGCTCTTCTTGGATGGGCACGCTATGCCCATTTGCTTGAGACCCCATGCTGTGACTTAAGCCGATGACCTGACTTGAACAGGCGACCCACGCTTTACGAAGGCGTCCACGAGCCCAGTCGTTGCAAGGGTTGTCTAGTCAGGCACTGGATTCTTGCTCTCACCCGCAGGCGTCTGCAATCCGCTGCAAGCAGGGTTTGACGGAAAAGTGAGAGCAGTGCTCTCACTTTTTTGCAGACCTGTTTCAGGCTTCTGCAGCACTTTGCAGTCCCGGCTGACTTGTCGGCTTGAAGGTGCCCAGGTCATCCGCATCCACGCGGTCCAGCACCATTGCCAACATCAAGCGTTTGCTGGTCGATGCCATGTGGGCCAGCAACAAACGCAGCATGACCGCCGCTCCCTCGGGGTCGCTTGCTGCCAGTGCATTCAGAAATTGCCCTTCGATTCGTTCCAGATCAGCCAACCCCTGCAGACATGTCAATTTGACTTTCGGGCTGGTGGTTTCTGGCATGAACAACTGATTGTAGGTTCCAGTTTGCCGAGCATCAGCAAGTCGGTTTCGCCATCGTGTCGGGATGCCAAGCAAGGACCGCCCACTTGTTGATCGCCACCCGCCAAAGGCAGGTGTGGGTTGGCTGGTGAACACCCAGGAACAGAAGGTCTGCAGCTTCACCAATGCCAATCCAACCGCACACGCGCAGTGGGTTGTTGTCGAGAGCAGACCGCTACGCGGCAGTGGTCAGCCTGTGGTTCGTCGGATGCTCAGGCACAACGCGATCGAAGCCTGGGAAACGATGCTGAAAACAGGCGGGTGGAAGCGTTGTCAGCCCAAGTGGTGACGCTCAGATCTGCTTGATGGAAATGCATTTCACATCTGATGCTTTGGCTGATAAACCGACCTCCTTTGTTCGGTTATGAGTAGTGACTCGGATGCTCGGCAGGTCTAGACCAAAAAAGTCTCGCAAATTCACGACATGGTTTCCCGTACTGAATTTAAAGATGACGT of Synechococcus sp. UW179A contains these proteins:
- a CDS encoding DUF1651 domain-containing protein — translated: MPSKDRPLVDRHPPKAGVGWLVNTQEQKVCSFTNANPTAHAQWVVVESRPLRGSGQPVVRRMLRHNAIEAWETMLKTGGWKRCQPKW